The DNA sequence AAAAAGTTTTTGATTTTTTCAAAAATATTAAGCCGGTAGAAATAGTTGATTCCCTTAATACTGCTGTTAAAAATGGATTGAGTGAAGCTTCAGACGGTGATATTGTATTGCTATCACCGGCTTGTGCAAGTTTTGATATGTTTAAAAATTATGAAGATCGCGGATTTCAATTTAAATCAATTGTGAATAGTATAGAATGAAGAATTTAGCTAGAATACTTATTGGTATTGTATTGTTTCTAATCGTACTTGGAGCAATAGTAATTTTCTCCGCAAGAGGATATACATTTTTTATTTCTCATATAGGAAAAGTTGTTTTCGCAACTGCTGCTTTTGTTTTATTTGCTGTAATTCCTTACAAGAATTATAAAAATATTAGTAAATATATGCTTGTTGGAATTATTCTAGCTCTAGTTTACACACTTTTCTCACCGGCAGTAAAAGGTGCATCAAGATGGATGAATTTGGGTTTTATGAGCTTTCAACCTTCTGAGTTTGCTAAAATATTTTTACTTATTCATTTGGCAGTACTTATTGAAAAAAAAGGCGATACAATAAAAGATTTTAACAATGGCTTAAAGTATATGCTGCTTTGGATCGGGGCTGTATGTCTTTTAATTTTTGTTCAGCCGAATGTTAGTACAACAATTATTGTTGCTTCAACTTCTTTTGTATTACTTTATGTTGCCGGGGCAAAAGTTTTACATTTAGGCGGAATAATTGGCGGTGTTGGAATAATTGGCGGTGTTGGTGCAATGGCATTTCCGCATTCTAGAGGAAGAATTTTAAGTTTCATCCATAGCATTACCGAAGGTGGAAGTATAAATCTGCAAGTTCTGCAGTCAAAAATTGCACTAGGCAGTGGCGGACTTTTTGGATTGGGAATTGGAAAGAGCAGACAAAGTGATTTATTCCTTCCGGAACCCCATAATGATTTTGTGTTTTCAGTCGTTGGCGAGGAACTTGGTTTTTTTGGTGCGTTAGCAATTTTATTCGCTTATATGGCAATATTTTTTGTTGGACTTTTAATTGCAAAAAAAGCAAAAGATGATTTTGGTCAGCTTTTGGCTTTTGGCATTTCATTTACAATTGTAATGAGCGCATTCATTCATGTTGCTGTTGGGCTTGGACTTTTACCAACAACCGGTATAACATTACCGTTTATAAGTTTTGGCGGAACATCCATAATAATATTTTCAATCTCATTAGGGATACTAATTAATATTGCTTTAATATCTGATAAATTCAGAGAAACCAGACGGGCAAGAGCATGAGCAGTAAAAATTATAATTTTATTTTTGCTGCCGGCGGAACCGGTGGACACTTATATCCCGCGGTTGCTGTTGCTGAACAATTAAAATTACTGATGCCAAATTCTAATATTCTTTTTGTAGGGACAAAAAATAAAATTGAAGCAAAAGTTATTCCGCAGCTTGGTTACAAGTTTAAAACAATTTGGATAAGTGGATTTAGAAGAAATTTAACAATTAAGAATTTATTATTTCCAATAAAGTTGGTAATTGGTTCTGTTCAATCGTTCATAATTAATTTTAATTATAAACCTAAAGTTGCAATTGGTGCTGGAGCATATGTTTCAGGTCCAATTATAATAATGGCAAAATTATTTGGAGCTAAAGTTATCTTACTTGAACAAAATAGTTTTCCGGGTGTAACAAATAGAATGCTTGAAAAAAGAGCGGATCAAATACATTTAAGTTTTGAAGATTCAAAAAAATATTTTAAGTATCAAGAAAAATTAAAACTAAGCGGAAACCCAATACGTACAACGTTAAAACTATTTGGTAAAAAAAAATCTTTGCAACATTTCAAATTATCTGAAAATAAAAAAACTTTGCTTGTATTGGGCGGAAGTCTGGGTGCAGCATCAATAAATTTTGCAATAAAAGAAAATTTAAATTTTCTATCAAACAATAATGTCCAGATAATTTGGCAAACTGGTGAATTGTATTATGATGATTATAAATCTCTTACAAATGAAAATGTAAAAATATTTCCCTTTATAACAGAAATGGAAAAAGCATATTCCGCATGCGATTTAATAGTTGCCAGAGCAGGTGCAACAACAATTGCAGAAATTGCATATTTAGGATTACCAGTTTTATTTATTCCTTCTAAAAATGTTGCTGCAAATCATCAATATAAAAATGCTAAATCTTTATCTGATAATTATGCTGCATTGTTAATTGAAGATTCCGAATTGAATCTGAAATTAGGCAGTTTAATTTTAAAATCAATTACGGATGAAATTTTGCTAAATAAATTAAGCAAGAATATAAAAAGTTTTTCGAAACCTAATGCAGCAAAGGTAATTGCAGAAGAAGTAATAAAATTAGCTGAATTAAATAAAAATTAAGAGTGCGTGAATGTTAAAAAATATTATTAAAAAAATTCATTTTGTTGGAATTGGCGGAATAGGAATGAGCGGGTTAGCAGAAATTTTAGTTAATCAAGGATTTAAAGTTTCCGGATCTGATTTATCATTAACAGAAATTACCGAAAGATTGCAGTCAATTGGTGTGGAAATTTTTCAAGGGCATTCCAAAGAAAATATTAAGGATATCGATTTGGTAGTTTATTCATCGGCAGTTAATAAAGAAAATCCGGAAGTTAAAGAAGCAATTGACAGAAAAATTCCAACAATAAAAAGAGCGGAAATGCTTGCTGAAACAATGCGAATGAAAAACGGAATCGGCATTGCGGGAACTCATGGTAAGACAAGTACAACTTCAATGGTTGGATTGGTTTTAACAGAAGGCGGAATTGATCCAACAATTATTGTTGGCGGAAAATTAAGCAGTCTTGGTGGAACCAATGCCAGATTGGGAAACGGTGATTATATTGTTGTAGAAGCTGATGAATTTGATAGAACATTTCTTCAACTTACACCAAGCATTGCAGCTATTACAACTTTAGAGAAAGAACATTTAGATACTTATAAAGATTTGGATGATATCAAATCTGCATTTATACAATTTGCAAACAAAGTTCCTTTTTATGGTTTTGTTGTTTTGTGTTTAGATGAACCGGCACTGCAAGATATCATTCCCCATATTAACAAAACTATTATTACGTATGGCATTTCTCCGCAAGCAGATGTGAAAGCTGTTGATATTAGCTTTGATAAAAACCAAAGTAGCTATACAGTTATTTACAAAGGTGAGGAATTAGGAAAAATAAATTTAAATTTGCCGGGATTACACTACGTTAAAAATTCTCTTGTAGCAGTTACTATTGCAAAAGAAATGGGAATAAGTTTTGAAACTATAAAAAAAGCTCTCGGTGCTTTTTCCGGTGTTTATAGAAGATTTGAAAAAAAATATGATGAGAAAATTTTAGTAGTTGATGATTATGGTCATCATCCAACTGAAACAACCGCAACATTGTTGGGAATAAGAAGCGGATGGAAACGAAGAATAGTTGCAGTATTTCAGCCGCACCTTTATTCAAGAACGAGAGATTTTTACGCAGAATTTGGAAGATCATTTTTAAACTCAGATATTTTTATTTGTACAGATGTTTATCCGGCAAGAGAAAAACCAATTGATGGAATTTCTGGAAAATTAATTGCAGATGCCGCAAAAGATTTTGGTCATAAAAATGTTATTTACGAATCGGATAAAAATAACATACCAAAGTTACTTAACAGCATTGTAAAAAATGATGATATTGTTATTACTCTTGGTGCCGGCGATATTTGGAAATATGGTGAAAAGTTTATTGAAGAATATAAATTAAAACTAAAAGATGAAAACAATAATTAGAATAAAACATTCAATATTATTATTTCTGCTAATTTCAATTGTAGGATTACTTGCATTTTCATTAGAGAGCAGTGATTTAAACTCCATCAATAAATTAGAGATAGAAGGAGCAAATTACTTAACAATCAATCAATATCTTGAAATTGCTAATCTTACTAATTTTAAGAAAGATCCCAATATTAATATTACAGTTATTCAAGATCGTTTGGAAAAACATCCATATATAAATAATGCAGATGTATGGCAGGCTGAACGCGGTGTTATAAAAATTATTTTGTATGAAAAAAAATTGGAAGCTTTACTTTTAACAAATACCAAACAGTTTTTGATAACAAATAAAGCAGAAATAATTCCATTTTTTGCATCCACAAAAAACATTGATCTGCCTGTAATAGTTAATCTTAAAAATGCAAATAACATTTTAGCTTTTCGTAATGCCGGAAAGTTTGAGAATTTAATAAAAGCATTAAATATAATTTCTGCGTCTGAAATTTATGATGAAGAATTAAATAACAGAATTTCTGAAATAAATTTTAACGAAGGGAACGGAATTACACTGACAATTTCCGATTTAGAATTTCCAATTTATCTAGGAGATGACTCAGAAATAGAAAAGACAATTTATTTATCAAAAATCATAAAACACATTCGACGAAATAGATTATTTGAATATATGGATTATCTTGACTTAAGATTTACAGATTTAGTTTACTTGGGTTTTGATAATAAAATAGTTGCTACAGAGGAAACAATATGAAAAAAAATATTATTGCGGGATTGGACTTGGGAACAACAAAAGTCGGTGCTGTTATTGCTGAACAACTTGATAACAAAATTGATATTCTTGGTTTTGGAGTTGCACCATCGGATGGATTAAACAGAGGACTTGTTGCCAATATTGCAAAAACTGCAGAAGCAATAAAACAAGCTATGACTATTGCTGCAAACCGCGCAGATATTGATGTTAGAGCAGTAAACGTTGGTGTTGCAGGCGAACATATTACAAGTTTAAGACATAGAAATTATATTACAATAAATAACCAGGATAAAGAAATAACTCAAGCTGATATTGACAGACTGAAAGCAGATGTTAAAACTATCAGAATTCCGGCTGATCGACAAATACTTCATATAATTCCTGAAGAATTTTATATTGATCATCAAGGCGGAATTGAAAACCCAATTGGAATGTGCGGAAGCAGATTAGAAGCACTCAATCACGTTGTACTTGCTTCAATTCCCGCAATGCAAAACATAAAAAAATCTGTTGAACGAGCCGGATATACCGTTCAAGATTATATACTTCAACCAATTGCATCAAGCGTTTCTGTATTAGAAGAAAATGAAAAAGATCTTGGAGTTGCGCTTATCGATATTGGAGGAGGCACAACTGATATAGCGGTGTTCCATGAAAAAAGTATAAAATATACAAAAGTTATTGGCGTTGCCGGAAATCAGGTTACAAATGATATTAGAGAATCACTTGGAATTGTAACAGAAGAAGCCGAAAAGCTAAAAAAAGAACATGGCTATGCTTTAGAAGAAGCAATTATTAAAGATGAAGATATTTATATAAAGGGTGTTGGTGCGCGCGGAAATATTAAAATTCCGGTTTCACTTCTAACACAAATCATTCATGTAAGAATGAAAGAACTTTTTACTTTGATTGATAATGAATTGCGCCAAGCCGGATTTAAGAATAAAATAAAAGCTGGAATTGTATTGACCGGCGGCGGTTCATTATTAAGTGGTGTAACTGAATTAGCTGAATCTGTATTTGGATTACCAACAAGAATTGGTGTTCCCTTGGATTTAGGTGCTGGATTATCAAACGAAATTGAAAGTCCGGAATTTGCAACTGTTGCAGGTTTAATTAGAGGAATGCCCGGCACAACAAGTTCACAAGCAATGTTCACAATTAAAAATAAAACAAATGTAAAGGATTTAGGAATTTCCAAATTCTTTAAAAAAGTTCAAGAATTTTTTGACGAATTATAAATAAAAATACAACAAGGAGGAATCATGCCCAGTTTTGTAACACTCGATAAGGAAGATATGTTATCAGCCAAACTTAAAGTTGTTGGAGTTGGCGGCGGTGGCTGTAATGCTATTGAAAGTATGATGCAGCGCGGCTTAAAAGGAGTTGAGTATGTTGCTGTAAATACAGATGCTCAAGTTCTTAAAATGAGCAGTGCAAATCATAAAATTCAAATTGGTAACAATATTACAAGAGGGTTAGGCGCAGGAGCTGATCCTAATGTTGGCAGAAAAGCTATTGAAGAAGATAGAGAAAAAATTACAAAAATTCTTGAAGGCAGCGATATGGTTTTCGTTACTGCCGGAATGGGCGGTGGAACCGGAACAGGTGGTGCTCCTGTAGTTGCATCAATTGCAAAAAGTTTAGGTGCATTGGTAATTGGAATTGTTACAAAACCATTTAAGTGGGAAGGTAAACGCAGAATGCTCAATGCTGATGAGGGAATTCATGATTTACGAAGAAGTGTAGATAGTTTAATTGTTATTCCGAATGATAGATTATTAAGCATTTTAGATAAAACTGTTTCCGCAAGAACAGCATTTGAAAAACCAAATGAAGTTTTATACGAAGCCACAAGAGGAATTGCCGATATTATTACAATCCCCGGAATTATAAATGTTGACTTTGCTGATGTTAGATCGGTAATGAATTCGAGCGGTGAAGCTTTAATGGGTGCCGGAACTGCAAGCGGCGAAAATAGAGCAATTGAAGCAGCACAAAAAGCAATTTCATCACCTTTGTTAGATGGAATTAGTATTAAAGGTGCAAAAAACATTTTATTAAATGTCACAGGCTCCGATGATCTTACAATGCAGGAAATTGATGAAGGTAATAAAGTTATTTATGAAGCGGCAGGTGAAGAAGCTAATGTAATATTTGGCTGGGTTGCAAAAGATGAAATGAATGACAGCGTTTCATATACTGTAATTGCAACAGGATTTGGAGCAAGTGCTAAAAAGGAAAGTAAAATAATTAACGAGAAAAAAGAACAAGTCGAAGAAAAAGATAAAAAATTTGCGGGTTATACAGTTGAGAATTTTGAAATTCCAACTGCGTCTGAAGAATTAGATACACCAACAATATTTAGAGTGAAAGGAACCAACAGAATTCTATCTGAAGAAAATCTTGTACCAAGAAGCGGATTTAAAATTGATCAGTTGGATGCATTTGACGGAGTGAAAGTTGAAGATAATAAAGATGAAAAGAAAAACAGAGGTGGTTCATCATTTTTAAGAATGATGATGGACTAATATATTTTTCAAGTTTCAAATAATTAAAAAAAGGCTGTCGTTGATTTCATCCTTGTTGTGGTAATCTCGTCAATTACCATCCGAAATCAGTACAGCCTTTATTTTTTGCGAAATTATAAATAATTTAACAATTTTTAATTACGTCAAATTTCGGTAAATTTATCGCTTAAAAGAAATCAATTTTATGAAAAAAACGATTTTAATATATATTTTTGCAACAATCAGTTATTTTGCTCAGTCAGAATCTCAAGTCGGGTGGATTGCAAAATTTGGCGGAGCCGGAGGTTTTTCTCCAGTAATTTTATTCCCAAATTATGATGAAGTAAATCTTCAAATTTCAAAACTTGGAATGAATAATTTGAGCGGTCCTTTGTATGCTTGGGGCGGAAGCGGCTATGCTTATGTAATGATTATAGATAATTTGAGATTTGGTGGAATTGGATATAGCGGATTTCAAACAGAACAATCAAATGTTAATTCATTTGAAAATGAAGTTGAATATTCTTTAGGCGGCGGCGCAGCAACTATAGAATATACAATGCCTTTTGTAAAAAATATCGCTCTTTCTGTTGGGTTAATGATTGGCGGAGGCAGTTTGGAAATTGATATTTATCAAAATAGAAATGATAATAATTGGGATAATATTTGGGATTTGGCAGCTAATAATGTTGTTGATCAAAACAAAAATTATCAAATTTCAAATTCGTTTTTTCTGTTGGCTCCAACAATAAATGCAGATATTCCGGTTACAAGATTTTTAGCAGTTAGAGCTGGTTTAGGATATCAAATTGCAATCGGTGACAATTGGGAAATTGCAAATCAACAAAAAATAATTAACGTTCCTTCTGGATTAAACGGAAATAGTTTCTTTATTCAAACTGGAATATTTATAGGACTTTTTGCTTTCTAAAAAATTATGAAAAACTTGTTAGTTACCGGCGGTGCCGGATTTATTGGAAGTAATTATATCAATTCACTACTTGGTGAAAGAGATGATTTAAGGATTGTAAATATTGATAAACTTACTTACGCGGGAAATCTTGAAAATCTGCAAAAGGTAGAAAAAAATCCAAACTACACTTTTGTAAAAGGTGATATCGCAAATAAAGAATTGATTGATTATCTTTTTCAAAAATATAAATTTAATTACGTTATTAATTTTGCAGCTGAATCTCATGTAGATAGAAGTATTTTGGGATCGGAAATATTTTTTACGACAAATGTAATTGGTACAAATGTACTTTTAGAAGCAGCAAAAAGATATAATGTTGAAAAATTTCTTCAAATATCAACGGATGAAGTTTATGGAAGTTTGGGCGAAACTGGATTATTTACTGAGCAGACACCGCTTTCTCCTAATAGTCCTTATTCTTCAAGCAAAGCTTCTGCTGATATGATGGCACTTTCTTTTTATCATACCTATGGATTACCAGTTGTTATCACTAGATGTTCAAATAATTACGGACAGTTTCAATTTCCGGAAAAATTAATTCCTTTGATGATAATAAATGCTTTGAATAATAAAAAACTTCCGGTATATGGTGATGGCTTAAATGTTAGAGATTGGATTTATGTTATTGATCATAACAAAGCAATTACACTTGTTTTAGAAAATGGAAAAATAGGAGAAGTTTATAATATTGGCGCAAGTAGAGAAATGAAAAATATCGATATTGTAAAATTGATATTAAATAAATTGGGAAAGGATGAAACGCTTATTGAATATGTTAAAGATAGGCTTGGTCACGATAGAAGATACGCAATAGATTCAACAAAAATTCAAAGTGAATTAGGTTGGTCACCAAAATTTGACTTTGAAAATGCGATAGAAAATACAATAGATTGGTATATTGAAAATAAAAATTGGTGGGAAAAAATTATTTCAGGAAATTATAGAAATTACTATCAAACACAATATGGAACTAGATAAAAAATATGTATAGAAATTTAACTAAGATTTTATTCCTAATATTATTTGTAAATTCATTAGAAGCTCAAATTTCATTAAATGATGGTGGATCATCCAGTTCTAATTCAATTTTAACACTTCAGCAAATTTCTGTTACAATAGGTGGAGAGTTTATTGTTAATGGTACTTTCCCTGCATCCTCAACAGAAAGAGTAGATCATTTTTTATCAAGATTATATAACGAAGCTAAAGTTAGATCTATTTCTTCTGTAAGCGAAGTTTATCAAAAACAATTGTTAGAAGAAGAATTTGCTAAGTTTGCTTGGAGAGGTATTAAACTAATAAGGGTTAGTGGTGATGAAATATTCCTTGACTTAGCAAAATTTAGATTAACAGGGGATTTTAAATATAACCCTTATTTAAAAAATGATGATGTGATTGTTTTCCCGGCACTGGATCTAAGCAGAAACTTTATAGAAATTACTGGAGCAGTTAATAAAATTGAATTAGAAAATAAATTTGAACCATTTAGATTTCAATTTTTGGAAGGTGATAAATTATCTGATGCAATTCAATTTGCTCAGGGAATTAATCTTGCATATGAAAATGTAAAATTTGCTGAAATTTCAAGACTCAATTATAATGGTTTATCAGAAGAAATTATTTTAGTAAATATTTCGGATGATACGAATCTGCATGCTGGGGATAGAATAAGAATTTTAGCTGATGATACTCAAAAGAAAAATTTCAAAATTTTAATTGAAGGAGAAGTAAACCAACCAGGTTATGTTTACATTACTAAAGATAATACTACAATCAAGGAAATTATTGAAAAAGTAGGTGGCTTTAAATTAGGTGCAGATCTTGATAGAGCGGAATTAATACGTGGGGCAAATATTTATAACTCTCCAATTTTTTCCGAAAGGTTTGAAACTATTATGATGCAAAGAATGGCAAATATTGAAATTGAAGATTCACTATCATTTTTGGTTGACAATGAATTAAGATATTCCAGAGGAAACTTATCAATTGATTTCAAGAATATATTAGACAGTAATTCATTAGATAGTAAGTTTATTGTAAAAGACAGAGATTATATTTTTGTTCCAGAAAAAGTAAACTTAGTATATGTATTTGGACAAGTTGCAAGTCCAGGATATATTGAATTTGTTGATGGCAAAAACATTGATTATTATATTGAAAAAGCAGGCGGTATTGGTAAAACAGCCAAAGGAGAAATTTATTTAATTGAGGGTACTACCAGGTCTTGGATAGAAATTGATGAAGATGTATCGTATGACATAAAACCTGGGGATTATATTTGGTTACCTAAAGAACCTCACAGGAGTTTCAATTATTATCTGAATCAAATAGGAAGTATAGCCGGTATTGTTGGAGGTGTTGCAACAGTTATTGTATTGTTGTTACAACTTAAGAAATAAATTTAATTTTTGACAAATAAATAAGGCAATTAATCAATTATGAGTGAATCTAGAGGTTTAGATTTGTTGGATTATCTGGTGTTTATTTTAAAGTGGAAAAAGTTGTTGATATCATTAACAATTTTTACAATTATTTTTTCTTACGTAACAATTTATTTTCTAATAGATGAACAGTTTGAATCAACTTCTGTTGTTATAACTTCTGAAAATGAAAATACTAGTGGATTAGGTTCACTTATGAAGAGTTTTTCAAATCTCCCTATTGGAATACCTGGACTTAGTTCATCTGGTGCTGATACGGATCTTTTTACAACAATAATTTATAGTAGAACCAATTTGCTGAAAATAATTGATCGGTTTGATTTGTATAAAGCATATAAAGAAAAAACAATGGAAGAAACTATAAAGGTTTTAGCTGGAATAATAAATGCTGAGGAAACAAAAGAGGGTGCATATGAGATTAAAATTAGAGACAAGTCGCCACAAAAAGCTGCTGATATGGTTAATTATATTGTGAAACAACTTAATGAAACACTTATTGAATTAAACATTGCTAAGGCTAAAGATAATAGATTATTTATGGAAAAGAGATATGAAGAAATTAAGAGTAGTTTAAAAATTGCAGAAGATTCTTTAGTTATTTATCAGAAAAATAGCGGAATTTTATTAGCCGAAGATCAGTTACAAGCAAGTTTTGAAGCTTATACCAAACTTGAAGCAGAATTAGCTTCGAAACAAGTTGAATATAATATTTTAAAAAAACTATATGGCGAAAATTCCCCGCAAATTGAAGCAGCAAAAATTTCGCTTGAAGAATATCAAATTAAACTAAATAAAATAAAAAATGGAAAAGACGGTTCTAATTTAATACTGTCTTTAACAAACTTGCCACAAAAATCAATGACCTATCTTAGATTCTATCGAGATGTTGAGATATATAACGCAATGTTAGAATTTATTATTCCAGTATATGAACAATCCAGGTTTGATGAACAAAAAAATATACCTCTTTTGCAAGTTATAGACAAAGGTATTCCAGCCGAAAAAAAAGCCTTTCCTCAAAGAGCTTTATTATCAATTTTAATAACAGTTATAGTATTACTAATGGTGCTTTTCATTATTATCATTCGTGAATTATTAGATAAAACAACGAACGATAAGGTTTTATTGATTAAAAACGAGATTTTTAAATTTAAGAAGTACTAAATTTTGAGCACTCATTGGGAACAATAATCGAGAACAATCTAAGATTTTGGGAATTAGATTTTAAATGGAAATTATTTTTATTGAGTTTATTATCTGCAAGTTCTCTTATTTTTTTAATGCAAATAGGTAATGAGTTTCTAATTTTATTTTCAGTTTTAGGTTTAATCACATCTTTAGTTTTTATTTTTAACTTTAAAATTACTTTTGTGTTTTTGCTTGTTTTACTATTTACCCCGTTTCATTTTTTTAGTTTACATTTAATAATATATTTCACTTTTATTCTTTTTATTTCGCTCCTAATCACGCATGAGAAAATTGTATATTCCGAATTTAGAAATACTTATTTATCTGCAATTTTAATTTACGTCATTTTTTGTATTCCTTCTTTTCTTAATACAATTGATCCAATAATGAGTTTATTTAAAGCAAATAACTTAATTGCTATGATTCTAGTTATGACTTCCATACCAATAGTCCTAAAAAGAAGAACTGATCTCTATTTTATTCTTTATATATATCTTTTACTTACAGCTATTGATAGCATTTATGTTATAGTAAACGGGATAATAACCGGTGGGCGTGTTTTTGGATTTTCAGGAGTTTTTTACGTAGATCTAAGTGGAATTGGGGCATTAATTAGTATAATTCTATTTATTTATGAAAGACATATGAAGAAAATTATATTTGGTCTGCTTATGATTTTAATAACTACAGGACTTATATTTACTCAAACAAGAAATGCTTGGCTATCAACAGGTCTCTCATTATTTATAATAATACTTTTATTACTTATAAAGTCTGTTAAATTCTATGTGAAAAAATCTAAAATAATAAAAATATTAACAGTTATTATTGTAACAATTATAGGAATTTATTTTATATCAAGTCAGGCAAGCGCAGGAATAGAAGATAGAATTTCCTCAGAAGAATCATCCCAAGTAATTACAGATGATCCGGGTTCTGTTTCCAGTTCTTATGTTTCTAGGTTATTTATTTGGCATACTGCTTACAATGCCTTTGCTCAACACCCGTTTATTGGTATTGGTTTTTATTCATTTTCTTTTTCATCTCATTTATATTATACTATTCCCAAATCATTTTATAAGACATTTGTTATGGAGCGTACACCACATGTTACTTGGATTGCCGTTTTAACTGAAACTGGAATTGTCGGTTTAATTGGGTTTATCTTTTTAGTTTTTACAATTATTAAAATTGGTATAAAAGAGCTGAACTTGGTAAGTAAACCTGACGATGCTAAAATTACAGTTGTTATTATCGGCATACAACTTTATATACTAATTTCTATGTTTATGACTGATGCGTGGCTTTGGGGACAGCAGGTTGTTCTATGGGGAATAACTTTAGGAATGTCGGTATCAAATTACAATTTATTACTTGCCAACATGAAGCATGCTGAATGAACAGTGAAAGTAAAAATTCTATTTGGTTATCAATTCAATATATAGTCACACTAATTTCGTCTTTAATAATGCTTAAGTTGAATATAACTCATTTCGGTAGTGAAATATTCGGAATCTGGCTATTATTTGCATCAATTTGGGGAACAGGCTCTGCTATAGATTTTGGATTTGGGACTGCTATTATAAAATTTACCGCTCAATTAAAATCTGATGAGAGGAAATTAAACGGATTATTATCATCGAGCTTCTATTTATTTTTAACTTTGGGTATTATTTTATTAGTACTAATAAATTTAATAGGACATATTTTTATAATTTCGGAAGTAGTTCGGTCAGTAGGAAATAACAATTCTGAGCTTATCAATATTTTTACTTTATTAGGTTTTTCCTTTTTAATACAATACGTTTCAATTTTTCTAAAATCAATATTTGAAGGAATGAATGATTTTAAATTAGTAAGTAAAATAACTATTTTTCAATCTCTAACAACACTTTTATTTGTTACAATTATTTACATATTTAACTTATCAATAATTTGGCTTGCTATTGGTTATTTATCCACTTGGTTTATTATTTTATTAGTTTACATTTATTATCTTAAAAATATTCACAAAAGTATAAAAATTAAATTGTCATTTTTCGATTTAAACAATTTGAAAGGAATAGTTGGATTTAGTGTTTCAATACAATTCACTTCCATTTTTACAGCTCTGATAGATCCAGTAATAAAATTTTTAATAGGTAATTATTTAGGTACAAGCCATATTTCCTTTTATGAAATAGCAAGAAGATTTGCCCAAGCAATGTCTGGCTTATTTTTTAACACTTTTAGAATTATACTACCC is a window from the Ignavibacteriota bacterium genome containing:
- a CDS encoding oligosaccharide flippase family protein; this encodes MNSESKNSIWLSIQYIVTLISSLIMLKLNITHFGSEIFGIWLLFASIWGTGSAIDFGFGTAIIKFTAQLKSDERKLNGLLSSSFYLFLTLGIILLVLINLIGHIFIISEVVRSVGNNNSELINIFTLLGFSFLIQYVSIFLKSIFEGMNDFKLVSKITIFQSLTTLLFVTIIYIFNLSIIWLAIGYLSTWFIILLVYIYYLKNIHKSIKIKLSFFDLNNLKGIVGFSVSIQFTSIFTALIDPVIKFLIGNYLGTSHISFYEIARRFAQAMSGLFFNTFRIILPKASILNTTDEKLNFLRTDGKKFSKLGITYSGTAFGLFLAPLTILIKLLFGIDEPIIIFLILALPESVNSFGYTIYIFLIGIGKAHFIALVQLTNVLLISSSLFIGFYIYNTVLGLFGYFITVVLVNIGMFLFVQKLTKIDLKEFISSTKVFKLVFLVSCIIISTFLIYFKFVPFYVPTISISFIMSFVFYNDIKLYINFFLNKTEVEV